One window of the Labilibaculum sp. genome contains the following:
- the pyrI gene encoding aspartate carbamoyltransferase regulatory subunit — protein sequence MNTKKELQVSAIENGTVIDHIPAEYLFQVITILGLDKSKNSVTFGNNLESKLLGKKAIIKISDKFFEDEEINKISLIAPHAKLNIIRDYKVAEKKIVESPEKVIGIAKCMNPKCITNVEAVTTRFKVINNSPITLKCHYCEKITDHKNIEIV from the coding sequence ATGAACACAAAAAAAGAATTGCAAGTAAGCGCTATTGAAAACGGAACCGTAATTGATCATATTCCTGCCGAATATCTTTTTCAGGTAATTACCATTTTAGGATTGGACAAAAGTAAAAACTCAGTGACTTTTGGAAACAATCTGGAAAGTAAACTATTGGGAAAGAAAGCCATCATCAAAATTTCCGACAAATTTTTTGAAGATGAAGAAATCAATAAAATCTCACTAATTGCTCCGCATGCAAAACTAAATATCATTCGTGATTACAAAGTTGCAGAAAAGAAAATTGTAGAATCGCCTGAAAAAGTTATTGGTATTGCTAAATGTATGAATCCAAAATGCATTACAAATGTAGAAGCTGTGACCACTCGCTTTAAAGTGATAAATAATTCTCCTATTACCCTGAAATGCCACTATTGTGAGAAAATAACAGATCACAAAAACATAGAAATTGTATAA
- a CDS encoding NAD(P)/FAD-dependent oxidoreductase, translated as MDIEKYDLVVLGSGPAGFSAAMRAIDFKKSVCIIEANHLGGAGIMNGALTSKAMWELSRDFSIASSVMRGYRASGLNVDYKKVQQTIIQAAKQKQLQMLSQIETYSKPSETCGNITLKYGWGKFVDSHTVEVISNDKIEQIKGDNFIIATGSRPRPMPDVKIDNERIIDSEGIMDLKEFPERMIIIGSGIIGCEYATIFSNYNQTEVHLLDRQHKVIPYEDDDLSNFVGKNLESNGVIIHHTANLRTIRKRPDFLEVVLDYQDGHSTVIEVDVAIVAIGRMPNLDNIGLENVGINTTNRGYLDINEVCATDNFQSCNIFAAGDVSGHAQLYSVAELQGRYIVEALYGNSEYPLDYSNMSTLMFFKPEVAAVGLNEKACRKSGIPYKVATYSNSLVNRAVAMRATDGFVKIIVSDDGKDRILGMRAAGPQASTLITSIAYQITQKRTLKDIRQNVHPHPSISEGIQECLRVFEGKSIYKPKAFPDLIKLESWKPEKV; from the coding sequence ATGGATATAGAAAAATACGACCTTGTTGTCTTGGGAAGCGGCCCTGCAGGTTTCTCAGCAGCAATGCGTGCCATCGATTTTAAGAAATCTGTTTGTATCATCGAGGCGAATCATTTGGGAGGTGCCGGTATTATGAATGGTGCTTTAACTTCGAAGGCGATGTGGGAATTATCCCGCGATTTCTCAATCGCATCCTCGGTAATGAGAGGTTACCGGGCATCGGGTTTAAATGTAGATTACAAAAAAGTTCAACAAACCATTATACAGGCAGCAAAACAAAAGCAATTGCAGATGCTGTCGCAAATTGAGACTTATTCGAAACCTTCGGAGACTTGTGGAAATATTACTTTAAAATACGGCTGGGGAAAATTTGTCGATTCGCATACTGTTGAGGTGATTTCCAACGACAAAATAGAGCAAATCAAAGGCGATAATTTCATTATTGCAACAGGTTCCCGTCCGCGCCCAATGCCTGACGTTAAGATTGATAATGAGAGAATTATTGATTCGGAAGGCATAATGGATTTAAAAGAATTTCCGGAACGAATGATTATTATTGGCTCGGGAATTATTGGTTGTGAATACGCCACTATTTTTTCCAATTACAACCAGACAGAAGTACACTTATTGGATCGACAGCATAAGGTAATTCCTTATGAAGATGATGATTTGAGTAATTTTGTTGGGAAAAATTTAGAAAGCAACGGTGTAATTATACATCACACGGCAAATTTAAGAACAATTCGAAAACGTCCGGATTTTTTAGAAGTTGTACTGGATTATCAGGATGGTCATTCAACAGTAATAGAGGTAGATGTGGCTATTGTAGCTATTGGAAGAATGCCGAACCTGGATAATATTGGACTGGAAAATGTTGGAATCAACACTACAAATCGTGGTTATCTTGATATTAATGAAGTTTGTGCCACAGACAATTTTCAATCGTGCAACATTTTTGCTGCAGGTGATGTATCGGGGCATGCACAATTGTATTCGGTTGCCGAGCTGCAGGGCAGATATATTGTTGAAGCTTTGTATGGCAATTCAGAATATCCGTTGGACTACTCAAATATGTCAACATTAATGTTCTTTAAACCTGAAGTGGCGGCTGTTGGTTTGAACGAGAAAGCCTGCCGAAAAAGTGGTATTCCATACAAAGTTGCAACCTATTCAAACTCATTGGTAAACCGTGCTGTTGCCATGCGTGCTACCGATGGATTTGTGAAAATTATTGTAAGCGATGATGGTAAGGATCGAATATTGGGCATGCGTGCTGCAGGGCCGCAGGCTTCTACTCTAATTACTTCTATTGCCTACCAAATCACACAAAAAAGAACTCTGAAAGACATTCGGCAAAACGTTCATCCTCACCCAAGTATTAGTGAGGGAATTCAGGAATGTTTGCGGGTTTTTGAAGGAAAATCAATTTATAAACCCAAAGCTTTTCCCGATTTAATTAAATTGGAGAGTTGGAAACCTGAAAAAGTTTAA
- a CDS encoding RNA polymerase sigma factor — translation MVNKENKFNDIVTDNGERIRRICSYYSPNHEDRKDMYQDILVNIWKSLDSFRGDASINTWIYRIAVNTSLGFTGKAFKQMQMIVDVDTENLSLLFDEGTKEKLEQEAQLNQLQIELNQMSVIDKSLMSLMLEGLSMREIADVIGITEPNVKVKIHRIKEQLKSKLSGGKHE, via the coding sequence ATGGTGAATAAGGAAAATAAGTTTAATGATATTGTCACGGATAATGGCGAAAGAATTAGGCGGATTTGCAGCTATTACAGTCCCAATCACGAGGATAGGAAAGATATGTATCAGGATATTTTGGTTAATATCTGGAAAAGCCTTGATTCTTTTAGGGGTGACGCATCAATCAACACTTGGATCTATCGGATTGCAGTAAATACTTCTTTGGGTTTTACCGGAAAAGCATTCAAACAAATGCAGATGATTGTAGATGTCGATACTGAAAATCTTTCTCTTCTGTTTGATGAAGGCACAAAGGAAAAGCTCGAGCAGGAAGCTCAGTTGAATCAACTGCAAATTGAGCTAAATCAAATGTCGGTAATCGATAAATCACTGATGTCGCTCATGCTCGAAGGTCTTTCGATGCGGGAAATTGCTGATGTTATTGGCATTACCGAGCCCAATGTAAAAGTGAAGATTCATAGAATTAAAGAGCAGTTAAAATCTAAATTATCAGGAGGCAAGCATGAATAA
- a CDS encoding TonB-dependent receptor, whose translation MKVRNYLLMLLLILAWNQESKAQSNSKLYSQTIRGTIIDHETKQGLIGANIVILNSDPFKGTASDMDGNFILKQVSIGRISIHISCLGYEAKNIANIEIGSAKEVVLKIELIESLTHIEEVTVHPKTAKHETLNKMATVSGQAFTVEETSRYSGSLNDPARMVSGYAGVSGDGEGSNEIIVRGNSPKGIQWRMEGIEIPNPNHFADEGSTGGAINALNSSMLSNSDFFTGAFTAEYGNAYSGIFDINLRSGNNAKHEQAFGFSTYGIDFTVEGPLKKNYSGSYLANYRYSSLELLDNIGLVDFDGVPKYQDGSFKIVLPTQKAGKFTLFGLLGKSNILAKEENDEETITLGEYNVNSDLTVIGISNLLPIGKKSYLKNTLAYSATNTQNESRILGDDNTMFVALNEKYQHNYFKYVSTFNTKLNAKNSVKAGIEYTRLGFDIKSVNDFKNTGAFTTDVNSEGKSHLFQSFVNWKYRITSDFTVVSGVHASYFKLNNDYTIEPRVGLKYQFLSNQSFSFGFGMHSKTESLSTYFVQLHDNENNTYTPNKNLKMSKAIHYVLGYNNQLNYNLHLKAEAYYQDLYDVAVENDPNSKIVLQDIKEGLANFDFVNEGTGKNYGLELSLERFFHNNFYYLLTGSLYESKFTALDGIERNSRYNGNYATNLLIGKEYKVGQNDQNRIGLNGKITFRGGQYYTPVDLMKSQKAGETVYLANSEFSKQGDDLFILDVSFSYKLNRKKTQHEFKFDIKNASNNKTKILERYNEATHKIEDGEQLSLLPSLQYILYF comes from the coding sequence ATGAAAGTAAGAAATTACCTGTTAATGTTACTGTTGATTCTTGCATGGAATCAGGAATCCAAAGCACAATCAAATAGTAAACTGTACTCCCAAACCATTCGGGGAACCATCATCGATCATGAAACCAAACAAGGACTTATTGGAGCTAATATTGTGATTCTAAATTCCGATCCATTTAAGGGAACGGCGAGTGACATGGATGGCAATTTCATTTTAAAGCAGGTCTCTATTGGCCGAATTTCCATACACATTAGCTGTTTAGGCTACGAAGCAAAAAACATCGCAAATATTGAAATAGGTTCAGCTAAAGAAGTTGTTCTGAAAATTGAATTAATCGAATCGCTTACACATATCGAAGAGGTAACAGTTCATCCGAAAACAGCCAAACACGAAACTTTGAATAAAATGGCTACTGTAAGTGGTCAGGCTTTCACCGTTGAAGAAACCAGCAGGTATTCGGGATCTTTGAACGACCCTGCCCGTATGGTATCAGGTTATGCCGGTGTTTCGGGCGACGGTGAGGGCTCAAATGAAATTATTGTACGAGGCAACTCTCCCAAGGGAATTCAATGGCGAATGGAAGGAATAGAAATACCAAATCCAAATCATTTTGCCGACGAAGGATCAACCGGAGGTGCAATTAATGCTCTAAACAGCAGCATGCTGAGCAATTCCGATTTCTTCACGGGTGCCTTCACTGCAGAATACGGAAATGCCTATTCCGGAATATTCGATATTAATTTACGTTCGGGTAATAACGCCAAACACGAACAGGCCTTTGGATTTAGCACTTATGGTATCGATTTTACTGTTGAAGGTCCTCTAAAAAAGAATTACTCCGGCTCTTATTTAGCCAACTATCGCTATTCTTCACTTGAACTGTTGGATAATATCGGATTGGTAGATTTCGATGGTGTTCCCAAATATCAGGATGGATCGTTTAAAATTGTACTCCCTACCCAAAAAGCTGGTAAATTCACTCTATTTGGTCTTTTGGGAAAAAGCAACATCCTGGCTAAGGAAGAGAATGATGAGGAAACGATTACTCTTGGGGAATACAATGTCAATTCAGATCTTACTGTAATTGGAATATCAAACCTTTTGCCCATTGGTAAAAAATCGTACCTGAAAAACACTTTAGCCTACTCAGCAACCAATACTCAAAATGAATCAAGAATCTTAGGTGATGACAATACTATGTTTGTTGCCTTAAATGAAAAATATCAACACAATTACTTTAAATATGTCAGCACATTCAACACAAAACTAAATGCTAAAAACAGTGTAAAGGCCGGAATTGAATACACCCGTTTGGGTTTTGACATCAAGAGTGTTAACGACTTTAAAAATACCGGAGCATTTACAACAGATGTAAATTCCGAAGGTAAGTCTCATTTATTCCAATCCTTTGTGAACTGGAAATACAGAATTACATCAGACTTCACTGTAGTAAGCGGAGTGCATGCAAGTTATTTTAAATTGAATAATGATTACACCATTGAACCAAGAGTTGGATTGAAGTATCAGTTTTTATCCAACCAATCATTTTCCTTTGGCTTTGGTATGCATAGCAAAACAGAGAGTCTGTCCACCTATTTCGTTCAATTGCATGATAATGAAAACAATACCTACACGCCAAACAAAAATTTAAAAATGAGCAAAGCCATACACTATGTACTTGGCTATAACAATCAGCTGAACTACAACCTGCATTTAAAAGCAGAGGCCTATTATCAGGATTTATATGACGTAGCTGTTGAAAACGACCCAAACAGTAAAATAGTACTTCAGGATATAAAAGAGGGTTTGGCCAATTTTGATTTTGTAAACGAAGGTACTGGTAAAAACTACGGTTTGGAGTTAAGTCTGGAACGATTCTTCCATAACAATTTTTACTATTTGCTTACCGGATCTTTATACGAATCAAAATTTACAGCCTTAGATGGTATTGAACGCAATTCAAGATACAATGGAAATTATGCGACCAATCTGCTTATTGGAAAAGAGTATAAAGTTGGACAAAATGATCAGAACAGAATTGGTTTAAATGGAAAAATAACATTCAGAGGAGGACAATATTATACACCTGTAGATTTGATGAAAAGCCAGAAGGCTGGAGAAACGGTATATCTCGCCAATAGTGAATTCAGCAAACAAGGAGATGATCTTTTTATTCTGGATGTTTCGTTCTCCTACAAACTAAACCGCAAAAAAACCCAGCATGAATTCAAATTTGATATTAAAAATGCAAGTAATAATAAGACCAAAATATTGGAAAGATATAATGAAGCAACTCATAAAATAGAAGATGGTGAACAACTGTCTTTATTGCCTAGTTTGCAGTATATACTTTACTTCTAA
- a CDS encoding RNA polymerase sigma-70 factor, with protein sequence MTTEETIRSECINRIDFETLFNAHYSRLCSYAYNFLKEEEGSEEVVQEVFFKLWIHRHDIHIESSMESYLFRAVRNSSLNLIKHINIREKYKEHNRQEIEYSERLENDPMNVSELELKIRSSIDLLPEQRRKIFILSRYEQLKYKEIADKLGISVKTVENQMGKALQFLRKELADYLPLLLLFFHHFFNGE encoded by the coding sequence TTGACTACAGAAGAAACAATACGATCGGAATGTATTAACAGAATAGATTTCGAAACTTTGTTTAACGCCCATTACAGTCGTTTGTGTTCTTATGCCTATAATTTTCTGAAAGAAGAAGAAGGATCCGAAGAAGTTGTTCAGGAAGTTTTTTTCAAACTATGGATTCACCGACACGATATTCACATTGAAAGTTCAATGGAATCCTATTTATTCCGTGCCGTTCGAAACTCCAGTCTAAATCTGATTAAACACATCAATATCCGCGAAAAATACAAAGAACATAACCGACAAGAAATCGAATATTCCGAACGCCTGGAAAATGATCCGATGAATGTTTCCGAATTGGAACTTAAAATCAGAAGCAGTATTGATCTGTTACCAGAACAACGAAGGAAAATATTTATTCTAAGCAGATATGAGCAACTCAAATACAAAGAAATAGCTGATAAATTGGGGATATCTGTTAAAACAGTAGAAAATCAAATGGGAAAAGCCCTGCAATTTTTGCGAAAGGAATTGGCAGACTATCTCCCGTTGCTGCTTCTATTCTTCCATCATTTTTTTAACGGTGAATAG